The genome window ttcgttttttttcaaggttttccgGGATAGTTTTGCAATAATTCTTATTTCTTAATCTGAATTCTACCTCAGATTTCTTagttttcttcgttttctcatcaaaaagtCCTCTTTGTAGATACATCGCAATAAGTTCCATTCCATTCGAAGCTTCTGCCAACTCCTTTTGAAACTTGTGATAACTAATCTCCTCATCTCGAGTGGTGTCACGAGTTGTCTGACATGCAGGACACTTGTCACTTCCATCCATATTATACGATTCGAAGCAGTGTACATGATATGCGTGTTTGCATAAAAAGTGTACAGTTGGAAGTTGTAGAGGTGTATCACACGCCGAGCACTTGGTTACTTGCATTATTTGagcgctgaaaaattttgaattggtATGATAATTGGAAATAGATAGGTTTATTATGgatatgtagaaaaatgtccATCGAGGTGCAATCTCGCTCCACGGCAAATTGACGACGCTCCGCCTCCGAGTCATGGGCCTCGTTAGGTATTCGCTGGCACAACCATAAATTTTCGctgattttgaagaattttttgaacttttttgaaatttttttgcatgaaatttaaaaaaaacgacggAATTGCTTAAAAATAGGCGAAATCGGTCTTTTTGTTATGTTTTCCGGtgtttttcaagatttttacgatttttgttcagtgtttttcgcaaaaataaaaaaaagcaaaaaaaagacagAGATAGTCACAAAAAAGGCGAAAACTActtgaaaacattcaaatttacgactttgccgccaaatacctaacgagactcATGGTTTGGGGGCGGAGCGGCGCATTTTTCTGCGTCTTGATAATATATTTCTCACTTGAACTTCAACGATTCAACAGTTCCATCCAATTCTCCCATTGccttattattttctttaatcGTATTTCTGTCTTCTTCAATGATAATTTGTTGCTTTCGAAGCCACGCGATAATATAATCCCTAACCGAGGAAATTGTCAAATGCTCATTTTTAGCAAGAAGCTCCAGGACGACAAGCGGATGAATTTGCTCGGATGCTTCAATTCTGgaatagaaattttaatttattttgaagctttttctCAAACCTACTCTTTCAGTAGATCAATAATAATTAATTCGTCCCTCGCTGTCGCGTGTTTTCCAATGAAAGACAGTGCATCGAGCCACAAGCGGcgttttctataattttataaatttaaaatttcattccaatttcaaattatcgCATTCAAACTTACTCCTCTTTCGAACAGCTTTGGCACAGCCTAATAATCGCCtccaaatctctttttttctgatgatACATCATTAATTCCTTCGACTTATGACATCTcatcaaaatgtgctcaatcACTGGAGTACAATCAAATAACTGTGCCATTTGAAGAGCCGCGTCCTCATtctttttattaataaatcgATAGATATCCTCTTCAAGACGCTCCTGGCTCCAATCACTGTTAACTTTAAATAATCTCATCTGGCACTCAAGAATCGGAATAATGAACTCATCATGTTCATTTGTTTGATTCTCAATATAGCTCAAAAAGACTCGAGAAGCATCCATATCACCcatgaaaatgtcaaaaattcgcataaaattgttctttttaGCGTCCGTATTCTCTTGAATCTTCTCCCATAACATATGCATCAGGTCATCTCGTGCATGAATCAATAGATCTCTTCCAAACTTTCCAGTCATTTCAATTACACTTTCAATTGGCATTTTTGAGATATAAGTGACACCCATTGTATATTTATGCATATGATGAATTATCACATTAAGAGCATCTTCatgcatttgaaatttcgtcGCTAACAGTGATGCTTCGGCCAGGTAATTCCACTTTAGAAGGATCTCAAAAACATCTCTCATTCTAGAAACTCTTGTTCCATCTGTAATTTTATTCACAAATTCCATaagtttcttcttttctccttGCTTTGCGTAGGCGTTCATTAGAATCTTTGTCTGATGCTCATTATCTCGTTTTGCATCGTGAAGGCATTCCAAGTAGATAcataattctttaattttggaGCTATCCAAATATCTTTTCATCACATATGATGGTTCCAACATTCCAATTGTTTCCTTATACTGTTGAATCGCATTCTCATAATCGCCTTTTCCATACAAATAATTTCCATATTTAGCATGAATTCCTTTCAAATAATCTCCACCATCTCTGCTATTCTTTGCAATGAGCACTGCCACATCAAACATGCtctttttcactaaaatatccaattttgtAGCAAGATTCTTCTCAATCAGCTCTGATAAAAGGCCATCGTGACTTAGCACAAGCATGGTACTTCCGGCAATGAATAGGCGACAAAGATTGGGAAGTGAACATGAGAATCCGACGTATTGTCCTTTGATATCGTAGACGCTGAGCATTGTCATAAACTCCGAATCGCGttcttttctgtaaaaaagtagttttttgaTTGTTGTATTGTtatgaaatagtttttttttaaattttgataaaaacgaagactataatttttctaaataatttctgcaactttggtaatttttttaaaactgtgtTTTAATTGGTAACATGGTTGgtccaaaattatttgttgaTCCCAGCCCTGATTGGCCTAAGTTTTTCGACTttcgtttttgatttttttttattccaatttttcaatagtttcaggtatgtaatttttttaaatataagtttttattgaatctAGATAGATTCACAATCTTTTCTCccgttttgtaaatttcaactgaaaaaaccGGCATTTCATCAGAATCAATGGTGTCaccttttcgattttttaaaaattagattaaaattttggcctttttccttttgtttttagaagaaattttcatgtttttctcatcaatataaacaaaattagatctttaaaaaaatcatattctaTGATAAATTTTCtcagcttttttttcgatttaatcgtttgcgaatttttcgaaaaaaatgtgatttttttttctatttttcaagttgtttttatggtttaaaaaaatgtcaaaacaaCATAAcgacctgaaaaaaattcagatcggctttctagttgaaattttttgaatttaaatcccatgtttttttctttatcgAAAGTCagctcaaataaatttttgttaaatcaaattttctagaattaaaCAAAAACCCACTGAATAAGAGAATGATGCTTGGTGAGCAAAGCCAAATATTGTCCACTAGCAACTAATTGAAGCTTTTCATGTCCTCTACCCAACTGCAAACATCTTCCAACTTCTCCACCATCCATATCAATACACTGATCAGCATCGTAGAAAAAGAGCATTTCCCGACTCGCCACAATCAATTGTCCAGTACTTTCATCAAAAGTCCAACAATCTGCAGTTGCTCCGTTTGCATCGTGTTTCTTATGAGCAATTACAGTTCGTCCATTTTCTAGGACATAAGAATGTACGTGCTTTTGAGTAATTACAAATACAACGGTTTTTGAAGCGGGAAGAACTGCAATAGCCAGTCCTGTAACTGAACCCTCTCCAACTGAAGAATCTCGAACTTTAATCCATCGtgaattcaaacttttatcaTGAAGTACATCTCcttgataaaataaaacagTTCCATCTGTATAACCAACTACAACTGATTGAAGACTTGAATGTACTGCAATACTACATGCTGGTGATGATGAAGTTGGATTAAGTGGAGACATTCGAATTGTTCTCATCACATGAGGAGTATTCTTTTCAACTCGTTCTGGATCCCAGATCTTTAGCAATGTATTGACTGTTTCATCGTCTTCTCCAATGGAAAATAGGTATTTGTCGGCAGAGTGAAGGGAGGCGAGCGATTTTTGATACGCTTTCCAGTAGTATTCACTGAATTGATTGGTCAGTCTGAAATTAACGGTTTTTTTGCGGGAATTTGAATCATTTTGATAAACggcaaaaatggaatttgtggattttcagacaaaaaaacagaaaaatgtttatttttaatcgtGTAAGgaagtaaaaattgaattttttagttttggaaatatttttttttggttttttttggcaaaatttgaattttgaaaaaaaaaatttcagcttttttcatttcagaactggaatttttagttttttcggcagaaacagatttttttttggcaaaactggaatttccttggtttttttcggcagaaatggaattttttacagaatttttgtttttttaattcaaaaaaaaacgtactgAAAAACGCCGCCCTTGGCTTCTCCAAGATACACAGATCCTCCAGAACTGCACCAACAATCAACTGCCACATCTTTCAAACCCATAAATTTCTGCTTTGGATCATCCTTGTCGAATACCACTGATcgatcgaaaaaattgaatcgaCGCCACCCGAATTCCGtcattctgaattttttctaaagttttagAGGAATTTGGcgtttttaaagtatttttaatgTGGTTGCCAACATTTAATGTaacaaaagtagaaaaattgcGTAAATCATCAATTCAAACATTAATTACCGAGtttgattaaattttcagaaaacgggaaaatcaTTGAACAAAAAGGGAAGATGATGGCAATAAAACATGTCAAATTTGGGAATTCACAACCGAAATATACAAGAATATTATAGAGAGTTGGGGAGAAAAGATGAggtaataaataatattttgcataacaaaaaataaggaaaaattgctgaaatttgtaaaaatacacATTATGATACACATTTTAGGATAAATTTCGAGCTTTTAGAATCATACAATACACGTTTCTACAAATCATTGAATCAGGTGTATAAATCTTTTCCAGTGgttcttcaatttcttggAGCAATTTGGTCGCCTGTGTCTTTGCTCCGGCAGCGCAAAATAGTTGGGCAAgttgatatttttggaataagaTCGCCGGATCAGTGGTGTTTTGGTAGACGAGCATGATGGAGAGAAGGGTTCCGCCGGTTTTGGCAGCGGCTGTGATactgaaagaaaacaaatgttttttggtggaattttttgtaattcagTTAATATTTATTGGTTTAGAAGCgtaaaaatgtagttttttttagaaaaaaaaaacagaaagcaGTAGAAATATAgctgtaaaaatttataaattttctccAGATTTGTTacgattttttgtcaattttttgaaaaattttcaaatggatGTAAAAGTAAAAGTAAGGTGTTTGTTCTTTGGTTATTGATTTTAAGCaagatttctcaatttctcggacatttttccacaaaaataattatgaatACATGTCAAATTAACGATTTTTACACCAATTTTGAAGTGttctttatgaaaaattgtctgaaaattttagaaatggtTTTTAGAATCAAATATTCATGtaaagaacaagaaaaactgACGAATTTAGCTAGAAACCgcaaaaatgccgaaattaTGTCATTCATgggaaatcgaagaaaaaaattttcgaaaaattctataaattttttttaacagttatatgtcggtttttcgatttttttttaaatcgaaaatcgaaaaattctcgattatccgatatttcgttttttttcggtttttttaaaattagcttaagaatatatttttatgttttttctcatcaatataaacaaaattagatgaaaatcacattttatgcttaattttttgaatttttatttgatttttcggaaaatcgaatatttattttatttttgtttttcgttgtttttaaaaaaaatatgtacaaaatgataagccaattttttaatttttttttttgggaaaattgaaaaatctttaataatttctaaaaaattctctacattttttaacagttaGAAATTCTTACTTCTGTGCCGCCAATGAGCAAATATACAAACATCTGAGCACAGGAATACGATGAACATTATGATCATGTAACGTGTCTTGAAATAGAtctaacaatttttcacacaaatttcTCTTCGTCTCCAACGGAATCGCATCATTCGCAAGTCTCGAACGTGCGGCGATGCCAGCTTCCTCTGCCGTTCGACACAATTCAAAATGATCCTTGCTCATTGTCCAGCCACACAGTTCACATTGACCATTTTCCTTGTTTCTCATCCATCCTTTCACACAAATCCCGCAAGTCCAGGCTTCCATTCGTGCGTTTCGGTCTTCATCAAGACAACCATCACATTGGCACaggaatttgtattttttctggaaattttgaggtttttttcagGGTGTGTTGAACCTCCTGTAATCTCCTACTTTTAATGTATCTCTTCTCATATCTCTTGGCATTAGTTCGTCTATATAAGAATGACAAGCACCTTCCAGTGTTGAAGGAAGTTCACTTGAAACTGGAACCAGCATTGCGGTACGATTTCtgtaaaattggattttcatagtttctcTCACGatttgttatgtttttttatcgttttataaaagtttaaaaaacattaaataacTATATTTTA of Caenorhabditis elegans chromosome II contains these proteins:
- the vps-11 gene encoding Vacuolar protein sorting-associated protein 11 homolog (Confirmed by transcript evidence), which translates into the protein MTEFGWRRFNFFDRSVVFDKDDPKQKFMGLKDVAVDCWCSSGGSVYLGEAKGGVFQLTNQFSEYYWKAYQKSLASLHSADKYLFSIGEDDETVNTLLKIWDPERVEKNTPHVMRTIRMSPLNPTSSSPACSIAVHSSLQSVVVGYTDGTVLFYQGDVLHDKSLNSRWIKVRDSSVGEGSVTGLAIAVLPASKTVVFVITQKHVHSYVLENGRTVIAHKKHDANGATADCWTFDESTGQLIVASREMLFFYDADQCIDMDGGEVGRCLQLGRGHEKLQLVASGQYLALLTKHHSLIQKERDSEFMTMLSVYDIKGQYVGFSCSLPNLCRLFIAGSTMLVLSHDGLLSELIEKNLATKLDILVKKSMFDVAVLIAKNSRDGGDYLKGIHAKYGNYLYGKGDYENAIQQYKETIGMLEPSYVMKRYLDSSKIKELCIYLECLHDAKRDNEHQTKILMNAYAKQGEKKKLMEFVNKITDGTRVSRMRDVFEILLKWNYLAEASLLATKFQMHEDALNVIIHHMHKYTMGVTYISKMPIESVIEMTGKFGRDLLIHARDDLMHMLWEKIQENTDAKKNNFMRIFDIFMGDMDASRVFLSYIENQTNEHDEFIIPILECQMRLFKVNSDWSQERLEEDIYRFINKKNEDAALQMAQLFDCTPVIEHILMRCHKSKELMMYHQKKRDLEAIIRLCQSCSKEEKRRLWLDALSFIGKHATARDELIIIDLLKEIEASEQIHPLVVLELLAKNEHLTISSVRDYIIAWLRKQQIIIEEDRNTIKENNKAMGELDGTVESLKFNAQIMQVTKCSACDTPLQLPTVHFLCKHAYHVHCFESYNMDGSDKCPACQTTRDTTRDEEISYHKFQKELAEASNGMELIAMYLQRGLFDEKTKKTKKSEAKKDPFSTGRASTTTNPFDDDEVTTISRTMSTVSSNMATPSRQRSITRKDDDSTNPFFNSDSGTRLSTYDESKNPFGAPAPSTNPFD
- the set-14 gene encoding SET domain-containing protein 14 (Confirmed by transcript evidence); translated protein: MNLPPDALHENVYAFALARDQVESYCNQCLTSMAELKKCSACRRLAYCSQECQRADWKLHKVECKAIKTHNEVANDSIRLVMRIAGKLSRNEDGEIEAYYIPGVARNFQNLEHHPSSYDADEESFVKEYFQFAIAPHPDRDLIKLIFQKVSINSFVVGNSTGNPIGVGLCIKLSAANHSCKPLTRVCYRNRTAMLVPVSSELPSTLEGACHSYIDELMPRDMRRDTLKKKYKFLCQCDGCLDEDRNARMEAWTCGICVKGWMRNKENGQCELCGWTMSKDHFELCRTAEEAGIAARSRLANDAIPLETKRNLCEKLLDLFQDTLHDHNVHRIPVLRCLYICSLAAQNITAAAKTGGTLLSIMLVYQNTTDPAILFQKYQLAQLFCAAGAKTQATKLLQEIEEPLEKIYTPDSMICRNVYCMILKARNLS